The following are from one region of the Lytechinus variegatus isolate NC3 chromosome 4, Lvar_3.0, whole genome shotgun sequence genome:
- the LOC121413456 gene encoding cell division cycle 5-like protein, with product MPRIQIKGGVWRNTEDEILKAAVMKYGKNQWSRIASLLHRKSAKQCKARWFEWLDPSIKKTEWSREEDEKLLHLAKLMPTQWRTIAPIVGRTAAQCLERYEILLDQAQKKEGDGDTMDDPRKLKPGEIDPNPETKPARPDPIDMDEDELEMLSEARARLANTQGKKAKRKAREKQLEEARRLAALQKRRELRAAGIEVNKKRRKKRGVDYNAEIPFEKKPAPGFYNTADEVVAPVDPNFKRLRREDMDQARRDEIEERERKKDRQKLKKRKENDLPGAIAMTNKMAEPMKKRSKLVLPTPQISDAELEEVVKLGQASENARQIAEEGAVNGASDALLSDYTMTPGPANLRTPRTPATHDTVLQEAQNILALQNVETPLKGGMNTAVGSSDFDGITPKRQATQTPNMAFNTPFRTPGHESQASLTPRMTPRMGTGGGQTPGQTPLRDKLNINPEEALMEFDSVHSAKQQQRELKASLRRGLSSLPAPRNDFEIVIPENDEKLLEEPQDNSNFIEDASDVENRRLAKLAEEREKELRSRSQPLQRGLPRPVDINTSILRPKDLETPITELQKAEEMIKVEMITMLHYDALKNPVGDQPGMKKGDKPTSKTNPAAHAAYLEHHPYHQYEEEDMKKANELLKAEMEVVKTGMAHGDLPKEAYTQVWEECLGQVLYIPSKNKYTRANMASKKDRIESAEKKLESNRGVMTREAKRAAKLEKKLKILLGGYQSRAQGLTKQLAEIQEEVEQAYVELCTFQELQSNEDIAIPKRMESLREDVKRQSDRERELQQRYSDLMFEREMLSAQITKLEMQQSGPKF from the exons ATGCCACGAATCCAGATTAAAGGAGGTGTTTGGAGGAACACTGAA GATGAAATCCTCAAGGCAGCTGTGATGAAATATGGCAAAAACCAGTGGTCTAGAATTGCATCACTGTTACACAGGAAATCAGCTAAGCAATGCAAAGCAAGATG GTTTGAATGGCTGGATCCAAGTATCAAGAAAACAGAATGGAGTCGAGAGGAAGATGAGAAGCTCCTACACCTGGCTAAACTCATGCCCACCCAATGGAGGACCATTGCACCCATTGTGGGACGTACTGCAGCTCAGTGTCTGGAGAGATATGAAATCTTACT TGATCAAGCGCAGAAGAAGGAGGGTGATGGGGATACAATGGATGATCCGAGGAAACTGAAACCAGGAGAGATTGATCCTAACCCAGAGACTAAACCAGCTAGACCTGATCCTATTGATATGGATGAAGATG AACTTGAGATGTTATCAGAAGCCCGTGCTCGTCTAGCCAACACGCAGGGTAAGAAGGCCAAGCGGAAGGCTCGTGAAAAGCAGCTTGAGGAAGCGCGACGTCTTGCAGCTCTTCAGAAGCGTAGGGAACTCCGGGCAGCAGGTATCGAGGTCAACAAGAAGAGGCGCAAGAAGCGCGGCGTTGATTACAATGCTGAGATTCCGTTTGAGAAGAAGCCAGCACCAGGGTTTTACAACACAGCTGATGAAGTGGTCGCACCTGTGGATCCAAACTTCAAGCGGCTTAGGAGAGAGGACATGGACCAAGCTCGTAGAGATGAAATTGAAGAG AGAGAACGAAAGAAGGATAGACAGAAGTTgaagaagaggaaagagaaTGATTTGCCTGGAGCCATTGCTATGACAAACAA gatGGCTGAACCAATGAAGAAGCGTAGCAAACTTGTCTTGCCTACTCCACAAATATCTGATGCTGAGTTAGAAGAG GTTGTAAAGCTTGGTCAGGCTAGTGAGAATGCCCGTCAGATCGCTGAGGAAGGAGCAGTCAATGGTGCATCGGATGCTCTTCTTTCAGACTACACCATGACCCCAGGACCAGCTAATCTCAGAACACCCCGTACTCCAGCTACACATGATACAGTACTTCAG GAGGCACAGAACATCCTTGCACTGCAGAACGTTGAAACGCCATTGAAAGGAGGTATGAACACAGCAGTAGGAAGCAGTGATTTTGACGGTATCACCCCCAAGAGACAAGCTACACAGACACCTAACATGGCGTTCAATACACCATTCAGAACGCCAGGTCATGAGTCGCAAGCAA GTTTGACCCCTCGGATGACCCCACGGATGGGCACTGGTGGAGGCCAAACCCCAGGTCAGACTCCGCTACGTGACAAACTCAACATCAATCCCGAAGAAGCACTTATGGAATTTGATAGTGTACACAGTGCCAAACAACAACAG aGGGAATTGAAGGCCAGCCTTCGGCGAGGCCTATCATCACTGCCAGCTCCAAGGAATGATTTTGAGATTGTGATACCAGAGAATGATGAGAAGCTGTTAGAAGAGCCTCAGGATAATTCAAACTTCATTGAGGATGCATCGGATGTGGAGAATAGACGACTTGCAAAGCTGGCAGAAGAGA GAGAGAAGGAATTAAGGAGCAGATCTCAGCCACTCCAGAGAGGTCTTCCAAGGCCTGTGGATATCAACACATCTATCCTGAGACCAAAGGACCTTGAGACTCCTATTACAGAGCTACAGAAG GCTGAGGAGATGATCAAGGTTGAGATGATAACGATGCTGCATTACGATGCCTTGAAGAACCCTGTAGGGGATCAGCCAGGGATGAAGAAAGGTGATAAACCTACCAGTAAGACTAACCCAGCTGCACATGCAGCATACCTTGAACATCATCCATATCACCAGTATGAGGAggaagatatgaaaaaa GCCAATGAGTTATTAAAAGCTGAGATGGAAGTCGTGAAAACCGGCATGGCCCACGGTGATCTCCCTAAAGAGGCCTATACCCAGGTGTGGGAAGAATGCCTCGGTCAGGTGCTTTACATTCCATCTAAGAACAAATACACCAGAGCCAACATGGCCAGTAAGAAAGACAGGATTGAATCGGCAGAGAAGAAACTTGAG TCTAATCGTGGTGTAATGACAAGAGAAGCAAAGAGAGCGGCTAAGCTTGAGAAGAAACTAAAGATCTTGCTTGGAGGCTACCAATCTCGAGCTCAAGGACTCACCAAACAGCTTGCTGAGATCCAAGAGGAGGTTGAACAAGCGTATGTAGAACTCTGCACATTCCAAGAACTACAGAGTAATGAAGATATTGCTATTCCAAAGAGGATGGAG TCCCTTCGAGAGGATGTAAAGCGTCAGAGTGACCGAGAGAGGGAGCTCCAACAACGTTACTCTGATCTCATGTTTGAAAGAGAGATGCTCAGCGCACAGATTACCAAGTTAGAGATGCAACAATCTGGACCGAAGTTTTAA